The following proteins are encoded in a genomic region of Rissa tridactyla isolate bRisTri1 chromosome 5, bRisTri1.patW.cur.20221130, whole genome shotgun sequence:
- the MAD2L1 gene encoding mitotic spindle assembly checkpoint protein MAD2A, whose product MAKQVGRDQQGITLRGSAEIVAEFFSYGINSILYQRGIYPPETFTRVQKYGLTLLVTTDPELKNYLNNVVEQMKEWLYKCIVQRLVVVISSIENNEVLERWQFDIECDKTAKDESAPREKSQKAIQDEIRSVIRQITATVTFLPLLETACAFDLLIYTDKDLAVPEKWEESGPQFIANSEEVRLRSFTTTIHKVNSMVAYKKDSFP is encoded by the exons ATGGCCAAGCAGGTGGGCCGGGACCAGCAGGGCATCACCCTGCGGGGCAGCGCCGAGATCGTCGCCGAGTTTTTCT cCTACGGGATCAACAGCATCCTCTACCAGCGGGGCATCTACCCCCCCGAGACCTTCACCCGCGTCCAGAAGTACGGGCTCACCCTCCTCGTCACCACCGACCCCGAGCTGAAGAACTACCTGAACAACGTGGTGGAGCAGATGAAAG AGTGGCTGTACAAGTGCATCGTGCAGCGCCTGGTGGTGGTCATCTCCAGCATAGAGAACAACGAGGTTCTGGAGCGGTGGCAGTTTGATATAGAGTGTGACAAAACTGCGAAAGACGAGAG TGCACCGCGAGAAAAATCTCAGAAAGCTATTCAGGATGAAATTCGATCTGTTATCAGACAAATAACTGCCACAGTAACTTTTTTGCCACTGTTGGAAACTGCCT GTGCCTTTGACTTGCTGATATACACAGATAAAGATTTGGCAGTGCCAGAAAAGTGGGAAGAGTCAGGACCGCAATTCATAGCCAATTCGGAAGAGGTTCGTCTTCGTTCCTTCACTACTACAATCCACAAAGTAAATAGTATGGTAGCTTACAAAAAGGATTCCTTCCCCTAA